A portion of the Actomonas aquatica genome contains these proteins:
- a CDS encoding dihydrodipicolinate synthase family protein, giving the protein MTANSDPLAPWREHLLAGHVIPAHPLALDASRQLSERHQRALSRYYVDAGCGGIAVAVHSTQFEIRDPAHNLLEPVLTLASETIDAQLAAAPRPFIKIAGVCGRTAQARREATLARNLGYHAALLSLAAWGDAPEDGILAHCHTVAEELPLIGFYLQPAVGGRVFSRHFWSRFAEIENVLAIKIAPFNRYQTLDVVRAVIETGRHDIALYTGNDDTIVTDLLTPFTFTHHGETITRHISGGLLGHWGVWTHAAVRLLNELKAARAAPSLDPAWLARAAAVTDMNAALFDAANGFAGCIPGILEVLRRQGLVPTHHCLNPNEVLSPDQAAELDRVTSAYPDLTDDTFVATHLDSWLR; this is encoded by the coding sequence GTGACGGCAAATTCTGACCCCCTCGCGCCGTGGCGCGAACACCTGCTGGCCGGTCACGTCATCCCGGCCCACCCGCTCGCACTTGATGCCTCGCGCCAACTCTCCGAACGACACCAACGCGCGCTCAGCCGCTACTACGTCGACGCCGGTTGCGGCGGCATTGCCGTGGCGGTGCACTCCACCCAGTTCGAGATTCGCGACCCCGCCCACAATCTACTTGAGCCGGTGCTTACGCTCGCCAGCGAAACCATCGACGCCCAGCTCGCGGCCGCACCGCGGCCCTTCATCAAAATCGCCGGTGTCTGCGGCCGCACCGCCCAGGCCCGCCGGGAAGCCACCCTCGCGCGCAACCTCGGTTACCACGCCGCTCTCCTCAGTCTCGCGGCATGGGGCGACGCCCCCGAGGACGGCATCCTCGCCCACTGTCACACCGTGGCGGAAGAGCTGCCGCTCATCGGTTTCTACCTGCAACCCGCTGTGGGCGGGCGGGTGTTCAGCCGCCACTTCTGGTCCCGCTTCGCCGAGATTGAGAACGTGCTGGCGATCAAGATCGCGCCCTTCAACCGCTACCAGACCCTCGACGTGGTGCGGGCCGTCATCGAAACCGGCCGCCACGACATCGCCCTCTATACCGGCAACGACGACACCATCGTCACCGACCTGCTCACGCCCTTCACCTTCACCCACCACGGCGAAACCATCACCCGGCACATCTCCGGCGGATTGCTCGGCCACTGGGGCGTCTGGACCCACGCAGCAGTGCGTCTGCTTAACGAGCTCAAAGCCGCCCGCGCCGCCCCGTCACTCGACCCCGCCTGGCTCGCCCGCGCCGCCGCCGTGACCGACATGAATGCCGCCCTGTTCGACGCCGCCAATGGTTTTGCCGGCTGCATTCCCGGCATCCTCGAAGTCCTGCGTCGCCAAGGTCTCGTCCCCACCCACCACTGCCTCAACCCCAACGAGGTCCTCTCCCCCGACCAGGCAGCCGAACTCGACCGCGTGACCTCCGCCTACCCCGACCTCACCGACGACACCTTCGTCGCCACCCACCTCGATTCATGGCTGCGGTAA
- a CDS encoding NAD-dependent epimerase/dehydratase family protein, whose protein sequence is MPHGFPAKNDEIDPWLAQPDAATIEAVKFQTGDYLILGVGGKMGTTVALMLRQALDACGRSARVIGVSRFSRPDARTYLESHGIETLACDLADPAAVAELPPVANVFFLAGQKFGTTDAPEATWLQNTIVPSLVARHFTTSRIVAFSTGCVYPFAPVDEPGCNESVPLSCQGEYASSCVGRERVFTHFSKAHNTPVLLFRLNYSCELRYGVLVDIGRQVLAGQPIDISTGWVNLIWQTDAVAIAIRSLDLAASPPHPLNVTGAEKIGVRDIAFAFGYRFGLTPTFTGEPGDTAWLADASAAIARFGPPPTPLSQMIDWVAAHLQRGGPLLGKPTHFETRDGKF, encoded by the coding sequence ATGCCCCACGGTTTCCCCGCTAAAAATGACGAAATCGACCCCTGGTTGGCGCAGCCCGATGCTGCCACCATTGAGGCCGTGAAATTTCAAACCGGCGACTACCTTATTTTGGGGGTGGGCGGCAAAATGGGCACCACCGTCGCCCTCATGCTGCGCCAGGCTTTGGACGCCTGCGGTCGCTCCGCCCGGGTCATCGGCGTGTCGCGATTCAGTCGGCCGGACGCCCGCACCTATCTCGAATCCCATGGGATCGAAACGCTCGCCTGCGACCTCGCCGATCCCGCCGCCGTCGCCGAGCTGCCCCCCGTGGCCAACGTCTTCTTCCTCGCCGGCCAGAAGTTTGGCACCACCGACGCCCCGGAAGCGACCTGGCTGCAGAACACGATCGTGCCGTCGCTGGTCGCGCGCCATTTCACCACGTCGCGTATCGTCGCCTTCTCCACCGGCTGTGTGTATCCCTTCGCCCCGGTGGATGAGCCCGGCTGCAACGAGTCCGTGCCGCTGTCATGCCAGGGTGAATACGCCAGCTCCTGCGTCGGCCGCGAACGCGTGTTCACCCACTTTTCGAAAGCGCACAACACGCCCGTCCTGCTCTTCCGCCTCAACTACTCCTGCGAACTGCGCTACGGGGTGCTGGTCGACATCGGTCGCCAGGTGCTCGCAGGTCAGCCCATCGATATCTCCACCGGATGGGTCAATCTGATCTGGCAAACCGACGCCGTCGCCATCGCCATCCGTTCACTCGACCTCGCCGCCAGTCCACCGCATCCGCTCAACGTAACCGGTGCCGAGAAGATCGGCGTGCGCGATATCGCCTTTGCCTTCGGCTACCGCTTCGGACTCACGCCCACCTTCACCGGCGAACCCGGCGACACCGCCTGGCTCGCCGATGCCAGCGCCGCGATCGCGCGGTTTGGCCCGCCTCCCACTCCGCTATCCCAAATGATCGACTGGGTGGCCGCCCACCTGCAACGCGGCGGCCCCCTGCTCGGCAAACCCACCCACTTCGAAACCCGTGACGGCAAATTCTGA
- a CDS encoding amidohydrolase family protein: MSIIDFHTHPIFFEEGAEPAETRRQLRRARSLGITRMVALGDVLRYGRLPDAEQTRILNDDVAKVVRRSKRFYVGFCGLNPLLGEAEVWREVERCFETVGGFHGLKLEISCNARDAAMKPVMEAAARYEVPVLQHSWSQTNIRERAFHSDPEDTCELARRWPEVKVVMAHLTGCGVRGIRAARGLENLYIDTSGAAPEAGLVECAVDELGAHRVLYGSDLPIRDLPTAMGRITGASISAAAKRRILHDNAVNLLPPAV; the protein is encoded by the coding sequence TTGAGCATCATCGACTTCCATACCCATCCGATCTTCTTTGAAGAAGGTGCGGAACCCGCGGAAACCCGGCGCCAACTCCGGCGGGCACGGAGTCTCGGCATCACCCGCATGGTGGCGCTGGGGGACGTGCTGCGCTACGGGCGGCTGCCCGACGCGGAGCAGACGCGCATTCTGAACGACGACGTGGCCAAGGTAGTGCGGCGGTCGAAACGGTTCTATGTCGGCTTCTGCGGGCTGAATCCGCTGCTGGGGGAGGCGGAGGTTTGGCGCGAAGTGGAGCGCTGTTTTGAAACCGTGGGCGGGTTCCACGGCCTGAAGCTGGAGATCTCGTGCAATGCGCGCGATGCGGCGATGAAGCCGGTGATGGAAGCGGCGGCGCGTTACGAGGTGCCGGTGCTGCAGCATTCATGGAGTCAGACCAATATCCGCGAACGGGCGTTTCATTCCGATCCGGAAGACACCTGTGAGTTGGCGCGACGTTGGCCGGAGGTGAAGGTGGTGATGGCGCATCTGACCGGTTGTGGGGTGCGGGGCATTCGGGCGGCGCGGGGCCTGGAGAACCTTTACATCGACACCTCGGGCGCGGCGCCGGAAGCCGGTCTGGTGGAGTGCGCCGTGGATGAACTGGGCGCGCACCGTGTGCTCTACGGGTCGGACCTACCGATTCGCGATCTGCCGACGGCGATGGGTCGCATCACCGGCGCATCGATCTCTGCGGCGGCCAAGCGCCGCATCCTGCACGACAACGCCGTCAACCTCCTGCCGCCTGCCGTATGA
- a CDS encoding sialidase family protein, producing MSHRLILFALSVVLTTGVLRAQDTLPRHFSAELVQRAVDLNAPRWKFVEPRRYREMPETFGLQITALAAHAAPAYEVNGRPLADHLAAKLRHFLVTPEPYPDGTTREPEALGGIGGWTHHVPANALLLAKHTPAVWNQLSADEHARADLLMQALALAGHWCLDDDNNYYVLMDGVTLFHRSWNPNHVEGYVGVMVAASLYFGPDELNAFFRSFDFDRFTARLEAANFRNILRCWTWTPALRDRMMFGGDLAVPDDQILVPGLVTTGRGVRNTFSFDGMGLDEPWALYRSQAMRVFNKAVRNEVNIHGDLTGHILGEATGATTSPWNGQTGFIFEFESMDWSGLRTNLAYAFEAAMIDLMTATTLKELNEWQLDAGGRPLERRMAVGMADFIFRAEEGYAGWANGKPGNYDWEEYFLPKGADLVIDLWRSYFEAPPPPTPDRPLDIAVAANVGETQTLFADPEVYAAWPTMVQLPDGTLVISFCATEEHLGPNGRAMIMRSTDNGHTWSDPVVAVDTPLDDRENGLTVGPDGTLALHVRSVAWTRAAYDALAPGSYPDETLARWSDYVEQPAYRAAADQAGTWIYTSTDGGHTWSEPVPGPDSIHGGIVLEDGTWMSSAYRDEKGSVALYTAPAANGPWSRIQRLDTPNTINRRFGEPHLAQLPSGRLVMAIRSTASPYDDHNSNNQFHVSVSDDLGKTWSTAANSQRWGYPVHVITLSDGRLLASYGYRRPPYGIRASLSTDGINWTDTPELVLRSDAPNHDLGYPASVEIAPGEILTIYYIENTLGDRPIIQSTRWHLE from the coding sequence ATGTCCCACCGTCTCATTCTCTTCGCCCTGTCCGTGGTTCTAACCACCGGCGTCCTCCGCGCCCAGGACACCTTGCCGCGCCATTTCTCCGCCGAGCTCGTGCAACGCGCCGTCGACCTCAACGCGCCCCGCTGGAAGTTCGTCGAGCCGCGCCGCTACCGCGAAATGCCCGAGACCTTTGGCCTGCAGATCACCGCGCTCGCCGCCCACGCCGCTCCCGCCTACGAGGTCAACGGCCGCCCGCTCGCCGATCATCTCGCCGCCAAACTCCGCCACTTCCTCGTCACGCCCGAGCCTTACCCCGACGGCACCACCCGCGAGCCGGAAGCGCTCGGCGGCATCGGCGGCTGGACCCACCACGTGCCGGCCAATGCCCTGCTTCTCGCCAAGCATACCCCCGCGGTTTGGAACCAACTCTCCGCGGATGAACACGCCCGGGCCGACCTGCTCATGCAGGCCCTCGCCCTCGCCGGCCACTGGTGCCTCGACGACGACAACAACTATTACGTGCTCATGGACGGGGTGACCCTCTTCCATCGCAGTTGGAATCCCAACCACGTCGAAGGCTACGTCGGCGTCATGGTCGCCGCTTCCCTCTACTTCGGCCCCGACGAGCTCAACGCCTTCTTCCGCTCCTTCGATTTCGATCGCTTCACCGCCCGCCTCGAAGCCGCCAATTTCCGCAACATCCTGCGCTGCTGGACGTGGACCCCGGCCCTGCGCGATCGCATGATGTTTGGCGGCGACCTCGCCGTGCCCGACGACCAAATCCTCGTGCCCGGACTCGTCACCACCGGTCGCGGCGTGCGCAATACGTTCAGCTTCGACGGCATGGGCCTCGACGAGCCGTGGGCCCTTTACCGCAGCCAGGCCATGCGCGTCTTCAACAAAGCCGTGCGCAACGAGGTCAACATCCACGGCGACCTCACCGGCCACATCCTCGGCGAAGCCACCGGCGCCACCACCTCGCCGTGGAACGGCCAGACCGGCTTCATCTTCGAGTTTGAGAGCATGGATTGGTCGGGCCTGCGCACCAACCTCGCTTACGCCTTCGAGGCCGCGATGATCGACCTGATGACCGCGACCACCCTCAAGGAACTCAACGAGTGGCAGCTCGACGCCGGGGGCCGCCCCCTCGAGCGCCGCATGGCGGTGGGCATGGCTGACTTCATCTTCCGGGCCGAGGAAGGTTACGCCGGCTGGGCCAACGGCAAACCCGGCAACTACGACTGGGAAGAGTATTTTCTTCCCAAGGGCGCCGACCTCGTCATCGACCTCTGGCGCAGCTACTTCGAGGCCCCGCCGCCCCCGACCCCGGACCGCCCGCTCGATATCGCGGTCGCCGCCAACGTAGGTGAAACCCAGACCCTCTTCGCCGATCCCGAGGTCTACGCCGCCTGGCCCACCATGGTCCAACTCCCCGACGGGACCCTCGTCATCTCCTTCTGCGCGACCGAGGAACACCTGGGTCCCAATGGCCGCGCCATGATCATGCGCTCCACCGACAATGGACACACGTGGAGCGATCCGGTCGTCGCCGTCGACACCCCGCTGGACGATCGCGAAAACGGCCTGACCGTCGGCCCCGATGGCACGCTCGCCCTGCACGTGCGCAGCGTTGCCTGGACCCGCGCCGCCTACGACGCCCTCGCCCCCGGCTCCTATCCGGACGAAACCCTCGCCCGCTGGTCCGACTACGTGGAGCAACCCGCCTACCGCGCCGCCGCCGATCAAGCCGGCACTTGGATCTACACCTCCACCGACGGCGGCCATACCTGGAGCGAGCCGGTTCCTGGCCCCGACTCCATCCACGGCGGCATCGTCCTCGAAGACGGCACCTGGATGTCCAGTGCCTATCGCGACGAAAAAGGCAGCGTGGCCCTCTACACCGCGCCCGCCGCCAACGGCCCGTGGTCTCGCATCCAGCGTCTGGATACACCCAATACCATCAACCGCCGCTTCGGCGAACCGCACCTTGCCCAACTGCCCTCCGGTCGCCTCGTCATGGCCATTCGCTCCACCGCCAGCCCCTACGACGATCACAACAGCAACAACCAGTTCCACGTCAGCGTTTCCGATGACCTCGGCAAGACCTGGTCCACCGCCGCCAACTCCCAACGCTGGGGCTACCCCGTGCACGTGATCACCCTGTCCGACGGCCGCCTGCTCGCCAGCTACGGCTACCGTCGCCCACCCTACGGCATCAGGGCCAGTCTGAGCACCGACGGTATCAACTGGACCGATACACCCGAACTCGTGCTGCGCTCCGACGCGCCCAACCACGACCTCGGTTACCCGGCCTCGGTTGAAATCGCCCCCGGTGAGATCCTCACGATCTACTACATCGAAAATACCCTCGGCGACCGCCCCATCATTCAGTCCACCCGCTGGCACCTCGAATAA
- a CDS encoding CRTAC1 family protein has protein sequence MAAVTPLCDGGSGFTPDISGSRRWLTAFLAGATLPLALLATDVTTAVGLPPLDASRVVTVDLNNDQHADLVIRPNSRDDATPLVYLWEPNDTAPLGGTFLASDTSTLPVLSPRDVITFADLNNDGHADAIIGRYLDYLQPDFTPPTNAPLRTSWLPGRGDGTFDAPQPINAAPAATTTAIAVGDVNADGLPDLWLGNWYQRYFSGYEAFSNDLLLQYPISGDTTAIAFARWSVPGETSPLDSATDPGGRPTYGAMIARLGDPAAAELPYLLELNYGRRWNRLWQLTPFAPMIEPPTTEERLPPRPGGPLAFRGDEVARILRGVDIAPAAGFDGDKIRHGIHPQWLHARAEDDPRFKRDDELPFRANGNTFDAAVGDIDNDGDFDVFVSTIIHNWAGDSSDRSRFLVNRLQETGRLTFDSPARLSVDRVPEIVTPDNRNFNQGDIFCELADLNNDGRLDLILCSSDYSDPPPHDERLRIFLQQPDGTFADHTTALGIDHIGAGQPALLDLDQDGALDLVVGQTFNRLNAERRRTAALANGSLAADAPEDARGQAILRVYHNTWTEGRAGLVLRLVGDPTRGVTRDAIGAIATATVDLDGDPTTPPVKLIRQWVGPGGHAGKRSDALLHFGLGAAARVESLTITWPDAARTVTTHGPLNAGTHTITLSAPDA, from the coding sequence ATGGCTGCGGTAACCCCTCTCTGCGATGGTGGGTCGGGCTTTACGCCCGACATCTCCGGCTCTCGCCGCTGGCTCACGGCCTTCCTCGCCGGGGCCACGCTCCCTCTCGCCCTCCTCGCCACCGACGTCACCACTGCAGTCGGTCTGCCCCCGCTCGACGCCTCCCGCGTGGTCACGGTGGACCTGAATAACGACCAGCACGCCGACCTCGTCATCCGCCCCAACTCCCGCGACGACGCCACTCCGCTGGTCTACCTCTGGGAGCCCAACGACACCGCGCCCCTCGGCGGCACCTTCCTCGCCAGCGACACCTCCACCCTGCCGGTGCTCTCGCCCCGCGATGTGATCACCTTCGCCGACCTCAACAACGATGGCCACGCCGACGCCATCATCGGTCGCTACCTCGATTACCTGCAGCCCGATTTCACGCCGCCCACCAACGCCCCCCTCCGCACGTCCTGGTTGCCCGGTCGCGGCGACGGCACCTTCGACGCCCCGCAGCCGATCAATGCCGCCCCCGCCGCCACCACCACCGCCATCGCGGTCGGCGACGTCAACGCCGATGGCCTGCCCGACCTCTGGCTCGGCAATTGGTATCAACGCTACTTCTCCGGCTACGAGGCCTTCAGCAACGACCTCCTGCTGCAGTATCCGATTTCCGGTGACACGACCGCGATCGCCTTTGCCCGTTGGTCCGTGCCCGGCGAAACCAGCCCACTCGACTCGGCCACCGATCCCGGCGGTCGCCCGACCTATGGCGCGATGATCGCCCGCCTCGGCGACCCGGCCGCCGCCGAGCTGCCTTACTTGTTGGAGCTCAATTACGGCCGCCGTTGGAACCGTCTCTGGCAGCTCACGCCCTTCGCTCCGATGATCGAACCGCCGACCACCGAGGAACGCCTGCCGCCCCGCCCCGGGGGCCCACTCGCGTTTCGCGGTGATGAGGTCGCTCGCATCCTGCGCGGCGTCGATATCGCCCCTGCAGCCGGTTTCGACGGCGACAAAATCCGCCACGGCATTCACCCCCAGTGGCTGCACGCCCGCGCCGAAGACGACCCGCGCTTCAAACGCGACGACGAGCTGCCCTTCCGCGCCAACGGCAATACCTTCGACGCCGCCGTCGGCGACATCGACAACGACGGTGACTTCGACGTCTTCGTTTCCACCATCATCCACAACTGGGCCGGCGATTCCTCCGACCGCTCACGTTTCCTCGTCAATCGCCTGCAGGAAACCGGCCGCCTCACCTTCGACTCCCCGGCCCGACTTTCCGTCGATCGCGTCCCCGAAATCGTCACCCCCGACAACCGCAATTTTAATCAGGGCGACATCTTCTGCGAACTGGCTGACCTGAACAACGACGGTCGACTCGATCTCATTCTCTGTTCGTCCGATTACAGCGACCCACCGCCGCACGACGAACGTCTGCGCATCTTCCTGCAACAGCCCGACGGCACCTTCGCCGACCACACCACCGCGCTCGGCATCGACCACATCGGCGCAGGTCAACCCGCCCTGCTCGACCTCGATCAGGACGGCGCCCTCGACCTCGTGGTCGGCCAGACCTTCAACCGCCTCAATGCCGAGCGCCGCCGCACCGCCGCCCTCGCCAACGGCAGCCTCGCCGCCGACGCTCCGGAAGACGCCCGCGGCCAAGCCATTCTGCGCGTGTATCACAACACCTGGACCGAGGGCCGCGCCGGCCTCGTCCTCCGCCTCGTCGGCGACCCCACTCGCGGCGTCACTCGCGACGCCATCGGCGCTATCGCCACGGCCACCGTCGACCTCGACGGCGATCCGACCACGCCCCCCGTTAAACTCATCCGCCAATGGGTCGGCCCAGGAGGCCACGCCGGCAAACGCAGCGACGCCCTCCTCCACTTCGGTCTCGGCGCCGCCGCTCGCGTCGAGTCGCTCACCATCACCTGGCCCGACGCCGCCCGCACCGTCACCACCCACGGTCCACTCAACGCCGGCACCCACACCATCACCCTCTCAGCCCCCGATGCCTAG